In Penaeus monodon isolate SGIC_2016 chromosome 15, NSTDA_Pmon_1, whole genome shotgun sequence, a genomic segment contains:
- the LOC119582007 gene encoding RNA-splicing ligase RtcB homolog, whose translation MVVRQYNDELKFLERIMPNCWRIKKGFQPNMNVDGIFYVNDHLEKLMFEELRNACRPGMVGGFLPAMKQIANVAALPGIVGRSVGLPDVHSGYGFAIGNMAAFDMDNPKAVVSPGGVGFDINCGVRLLRTNLMENDVTPIKEQLAQSMFDHIPVGVGSKGIIPMTARDLEEALEMGMDWSLREGYIWAEDKEHCEEYGRMAQADPAKVSMRAKKRGLPQLGTLGAGNHYAEIQVVDEIYDKWAASKMGIEEKGQVCVMIHSGSRGFGHQVATDALVAMEKAMKRDGIDTNDRQLACARINSPEGQDYLKSMAAAANFAWVNRSSMTFLSRQAFAKMFQTSPDDLDMHVIYDVSHNIAKIEQHWVEGKLRTLLVHRKGSTRAFPPHHPLIPVDYQLTGQPVLIGGTMGTCSYVLTGTEQGMMETFGSTCHGAGRALSRAKSRRNLDYTDVLNRLEQQGISIRVASPKLVMEEAPESYKNVTDVVDTCHAAGISKKCIKLRPIAVIKG comes from the exons ATGGTTGTTCGACAGTACAATGACGAGCTCAAGTTCCTCGAGCGCATCATGCCGAACTGCTGGCGAATCAAGAAGGGGTTCCAGCCCAACATGAAT GTGGATGGAATATTTTATGTGAACGATCACTTAGAGAAACTCATGTTTGAGGAGCTACGAAATGCCTGTCGTCCTGGTATGGTGGGGGGCTTTTTGCCAGCTATGAAGCAAATTGCAAATGTTGCAGCTTTACCTGGCATTGTTGGGAGGTCGGTAGGACTACCTGATGTCCACTCTGGCTATGGCTTTGCAATTG GTAATATGGCAGCTTTCGATATGGATAATCCAAAAGCCGTAGTGTCTCCTGGAGGTGTAGGTTTTGACATAAACTGTGGAGTTCGTCTTCTTCGTACCAACTTGATGGAAAACGATGTTACGCCTATTAAG GAACAGCTGGCCCAATCAATGTTTGATCACATTCCTGTGGGTGTTGGTTCAAAAGGTATCATCCCCATGACGGCACGAGACTTGGAGGAAGCCCTAGAGATGGGCATGGACTGGTCGCTAAGAGAAG GTTATATATGGGCTGAGGATAAGGAACACTGTGAAGAGTATGGGAGAATGGCTCAAGCTGATCCTGCCAAAGTTTCAATGCGAGCTAAGAAAAGGGGGCTGCCACAG CTAGGTACTCTGGGTGCTGGCAACCATTATGCAGAGATCCAGGTGGTGGACGAAATATACGACAAGTGGGCAGCCAGCAAGATGGGAATCGAGGAGAAAGGCCAAGTGTGTGTCATGATTCACTCGGGCTCCAGGGGATTTGGCCATCAAGTAGCTACAG ATGCACTTGTTGCCATGGAAAAAGCCATGAAGAGAGATGGCATTGACACAAATGATCGACAGTTGGCATGTGCCAGGATCAATTCCCCTGAAGGCCAGGACTACCTCAAGTCAATGGCAGCAGCAGCTAATTTCGCCTGGGTCAATCGGTCATCCATGACGTTCCTAAGCCGACAG GCCTTCGCTAAAATGTTTCAAACGAGTCCTGATGACCTTGACATGCATGTGATATATGATGTTTCACACAATATTGCCAAGATTGAACAACACTGGGTAGAAGGGAAACTACGTACGTTGCTGGTTCATAGGAAG GGTTCTACACGTGCTTTTCCACCACATCATCCACTGATTCCGGTAGACTATCAGTTGACTGGCCAACCTGTCCTTATTGGAGGAACAATGGGCACCTGTTCCTATGTACTTACGGGTACAGAACAGGGCATGATGGAAACGTTTGGGTCAACTTGCCATGGCGCA GGACGTGCCCTTTCTCGTGCCAAATCAAGGAGGAACCTGGACTACACAGATGTCCTTAATAGGCTTGAGCAGCAAGGCATAAGCATTAGAGTAGCTTCGCCAAAATTAGTGATGGAGGAGGCACCGGAATCATATAAAAATGTAACGGATGTTGTTGACACCTGTCATGCAGCTGGTATCAGTAAGAAATGTATTAAGTTACGTCCAATTGCTGTTATAAAAGGTTAG